One Acidobacteriota bacterium genomic region harbors:
- a CDS encoding helix-turn-helix transcriptional regulator translates to MKNRLKVLRAERDWTQARLAQELEVSRQTVNAIETGKYDPSLPLAFKISRVFGQPIEEIFLDHQG, encoded by the coding sequence GTGAAGAATCGCTTGAAAGTATTGCGCGCCGAGCGCGACTGGACCCAGGCCCGGCTCGCCCAAGAGTTAGAAGTCTCCCGCCAGACGGTGAACGCCATCGAGACCGGCAAATACGACCCCAGTCTCCCCCTGGCCTTCAAGATCTCCCGCGTCTTCGGCCAGCCCATCGAGGAGATCTTCCTCGACCACCAAGGCTGA
- a CDS encoding DinB family protein: MNREASAPFLTQPAAPLILQLRFNGFALAANLEGLSHREGLVQPAGGGNCLNWVVGHLLVSRNRMLELVEQPEIWDSATRQPYVRGSAAITDDGDGVLSLEQLLADFQSSQATLLEALGAQTRDELASPAVGVNGRETDRLSALAELVFHEAYHVGQTGLLRRIAGHDAALS, from the coding sequence ATGAACCGTGAAGCCAGTGCCCCGTTCCTGACCCAGCCCGCCGCTCCTCTGATCCTCCAGCTGAGGTTCAACGGCTTTGCCCTTGCCGCCAACCTCGAAGGATTGAGCCACCGGGAGGGTCTGGTGCAGCCCGCCGGTGGCGGCAACTGCCTGAACTGGGTCGTGGGCCATCTCTTGGTCTCCCGCAACCGGATGCTGGAGCTAGTGGAACAGCCGGAGATCTGGGACTCCGCCACTCGCCAACCCTATGTTCGCGGCAGCGCGGCGATCACCGACGACGGAGACGGCGTGCTCTCCCTGGAGCAGCTGCTGGCGGATTTCCAAAGCTCCCAGGCCACTCTGCTCGAAGCGCTGGGAGCCCAGACTCGTGACGAGCTCGCCAGCCCCGCTGTCGGTGTCAATGGTCGGGAAACGGACCGGCTTTCGGCCCTCGCCGAGCTCGTCTTCCACGAGGCCTACCACGTGGGGCAGACGGGGCTTCTGCGGCGTATCGCCGGCCATGACGCGGCGCTCTCCTGA
- a CDS encoding tryptophan 7-halogenase has translation MADAPAVVTPGTERRCDVAIVGSGFAASILSRTLVRQGLQVVMLERASHPRFALGESSTPLAALSLERLARRWRLPDLYALAAYGRWRSTLPHLRRGLKRGFTFYSHSPGVPYANSPDNDHRLLVAASPNTSVADAHWLRADVDAHLALAAARDGVELWEETTLDGIEPTAAGLRLQGESHRRRFALTARQVVDGSGRAGFLASQGVVQEVPPDRHHSLVYSHFRGLKPFPPLAQQAGASCQPGPYPDEAAALHHLLDEGWMYVLPFDHGVASCGLVLREPAEGERPEEIWQRVLARYPTLAASFVTAETVRPLERVVQLPYRRSAAAGDRWVLLPHSLAFSDPLFSTGMAWSLLAVERLADLLPKMLAGEGDGREYGRLLHREADHIEALVRAAYAALPDFEAFTAVTFLYFAAASFAESRQRLVPDLPRPAWEVFLGAEDPVLSGLPERAWERLGSGPGDESFRSWLLDAIAPRDVAGLGDPQRLNLYPLDLEILVQRAELLGLTPDAVRAALPRLRGQRS, from the coding sequence ATGGCTGACGCCCCCGCCGTCGTCACCCCGGGCACCGAACGGCGCTGCGACGTCGCCATCGTGGGCTCCGGCTTCGCCGCCTCCATTCTTTCCAGGACCCTGGTGCGCCAAGGTCTGCAGGTGGTGATGTTGGAACGGGCCAGCCATCCCCGCTTTGCCCTGGGGGAGTCGTCGACCCCGCTGGCGGCCCTGTCCCTGGAGCGACTGGCCCGGCGCTGGCGGCTGCCGGACCTCTACGCCCTCGCCGCCTACGGCCGCTGGCGCAGCACCCTGCCGCACCTGCGCCGGGGCCTCAAGCGGGGCTTTACCTTCTACTCCCATTCTCCCGGCGTACCCTACGCCAACAGCCCCGACAACGATCATCGGCTGCTGGTGGCAGCGAGCCCCAACACGTCGGTAGCGGACGCCCACTGGCTACGCGCCGACGTCGACGCCCACCTGGCCCTGGCGGCGGCCCGGGACGGCGTCGAGCTGTGGGAGGAGACGACCCTCGACGGCATCGAGCCCACCGCCGCCGGCCTGCGCCTTCAGGGGGAGAGCCACCGCCGCCGTTTCGCCCTCACCGCCCGCCAGGTGGTGGACGGTAGCGGCCGCGCCGGCTTCCTGGCGAGCCAGGGGGTGGTCCAGGAGGTACCGCCGGACCGCCACCACAGCCTGGTCTACAGCCATTTCCGCGGCCTGAAGCCGTTTCCTCCGCTGGCCCAGCAGGCCGGCGCCAGCTGCCAGCCCGGGCCCTATCCCGACGAGGCGGCGGCGTTGCATCATCTGCTCGACGAGGGCTGGATGTACGTGCTGCCCTTCGACCACGGCGTCGCCAGCTGCGGCCTAGTGCTGCGCGAGCCTGCCGAAGGAGAGAGACCCGAGGAGATCTGGCAGCGGGTGCTGGCTCGCTACCCCACCCTCGCCGCCAGTTTCGTCACGGCCGAGACGGTCCGCCCCCTGGAGCGGGTGGTGCAGCTGCCCTATCGCCGATCCGCGGCAGCGGGAGACCGCTGGGTGCTGCTGCCCCACAGCCTAGCCTTTTCGGACCCGCTCTTCTCTACCGGCATGGCCTGGAGCCTGCTGGCGGTGGAGCGGCTGGCGGACCTGCTGCCGAAGATGCTGGCCGGCGAGGGGGACGGGCGGGAGTACGGGCGTCTGCTCCATCGCGAGGCGGACCACATCGAAGCGCTGGTGCGCGCCGCCTACGCCGCCCTGCCGGACTTCGAGGCCTTCACCGCCGTCACCTTCCTCTACTTCGCCGCCGCCAGCTTCGCCGAATCCCGGCAGCGGCTGGTGCCGGACCTGCCCCGGCCAGCCTGGGAGGTCTTCCTGGGAGCGGAGGATCCGGTGCTCTCGGGGCTCCCGGAACGAGCCTGGGAACGCCTTGGAAGTGGCCCCGGCGACGAGAGCTTCCGCTCGTGGCTGCTGGACGCCATCGCGCCCCGGGATGTTGCCGGGCTGGGAGACCCCCAACGACTCAATCTCTATCCGCTGGATCTCGAGATCCTCGTGCAGCGGGCGGAGCTCTTGGGCTTGACCCCCGACGCGGTGCGGGCCGCGCTGCCCCGGCTGCGGGGTCAGCGCTCGTAG
- a CDS encoding dipeptidase yields MTRRLRSLPGIPCSLFLLLALSLSACGPEASQSSEELPTAEVPEDLEAKARRLTQEMILVDTHVDVPYRLTETPADISRATESGDFDYPRAKAGGLDAPFMSIYVPASYQKTGGAKEVADELIDMVEGFVTDAPDKFALATSPAAVRENSRAGKISLPLGIENGAPVEDDLANLQHFYDRGVRYITLAHSENNQICDSSYSTERQWNGLSPFGREVVAEMNRLGIMVDISHVSDETFYQVMELSQAPVIASHSSCRKFTPGFERNMDDDMIRLLAEKGGVIHINFGSAFISETTNRQSQEVWAKVGAFMEEHGLDRGAPEVQEFIETYRRENPIQLATVEDVADHIDHVVEIAGIDAVGIGSDYDGVGPTLPEGLKDVSQYPNLVRVLLERGYSEEDLGKLLGGNSLRVWEQVEAKAKELQGANAESPSAG; encoded by the coding sequence ATGACTCGCCGACTCCGCTCTCTCCCAGGTATCCCCTGCTCGCTCTTTCTGCTCTTGGCTCTCTCCCTCTCCGCCTGTGGGCCCGAAGCATCCCAGTCCAGCGAGGAGCTGCCGACGGCGGAGGTGCCGGAGGACTTGGAGGCCAAGGCTCGGCGTCTGACCCAAGAGATGATCCTGGTGGACACTCACGTGGACGTTCCCTACCGGTTGACCGAAACGCCGGCGGATATTTCCCGGGCCACCGAGAGCGGTGACTTCGACTATCCCCGCGCCAAGGCCGGCGGTCTCGACGCTCCGTTCATGTCCATCTACGTACCCGCTAGCTATCAGAAGACCGGCGGCGCCAAAGAGGTGGCGGACGAGCTCATCGACATGGTGGAGGGCTTCGTCACCGACGCTCCGGACAAATTTGCCCTCGCCACGTCGCCGGCAGCGGTGCGGGAGAACTCCCGAGCGGGAAAGATCTCTCTGCCCCTGGGCATCGAGAACGGCGCGCCGGTGGAGGACGACCTGGCCAATCTCCAGCATTTCTATGACCGCGGCGTCCGCTACATCACCCTCGCCCACTCGGAGAACAACCAGATCTGCGATTCCTCCTACAGCACCGAGCGGCAGTGGAATGGGCTCAGCCCCTTCGGCCGTGAGGTGGTGGCGGAGATGAACCGGCTGGGGATCATGGTGGACATCTCCCACGTCTCCGACGAGACCTTCTACCAGGTGATGGAGCTCAGCCAGGCGCCGGTCATTGCTTCCCACTCCTCCTGCCGCAAATTCACCCCCGGCTTCGAGCGCAACATGGACGACGACATGATCCGGCTGCTGGCGGAAAAGGGCGGGGTCATCCACATCAACTTCGGCTCGGCCTTCATCTCCGAGACCACCAACCGCCAGAGTCAGGAGGTCTGGGCGAAGGTGGGGGCCTTCATGGAGGAGCACGGTCTCGATCGCGGGGCGCCGGAGGTGCAGGAGTTCATCGAGACCTATCGCCGCGAGAACCCCATACAGCTGGCGACGGTGGAGGACGTGGCGGATCACATCGATCACGTGGTGGAGATCGCCGGCATCGACGCCGTGGGCATCGGCTCCGACTATGACGGCGTCGGACCGACGCTGCCGGAGGGGCTGAAAGACGTGTCCCAATACCCCAACCTCGTGCGGGTGCTGTTGGAGCGGGGCTATTCGGAGGAGGATTTGGGCAAGCTCCTCGGCGGCAACTCGCTACGGGTGTGGGAGCAGGTGGAGGCCAAGGCGAAGGAGCTGCAGGGGGCGAATGCGGAATCTCCGTCCGCGGGGTAG
- a CDS encoding radical SAM protein → MRSLRGPKEAVDPWAAPPITIESERLPAAGGLPARAVEALTVFLHGAECPFTCVFCDLWRHTLDTPTPPGALPRQLELALAEAARAGPLPELIKLYNASNFFDSRAVPEEDDEPLARLLEPFLRTPDSRVVVECHPRLVGERCRSFGERVEGRLQVALGVETVHPEAQPRLGKGASLDDLRAAVRRLRSWGLGWRAFVLVAAPFVPAEEDLEWVAASARFALDEGAEHIALIPVRGGDGALEELARRGEFHPPSLGQLEQALDRCLELASGQGVIRHGAFRQGAESAVTADLWDLERFSSCPSCLSRRRERLERINLSGRTEASIHCEDCSHG, encoded by the coding sequence GTGCGCTCGCTGCGAGGCCCCAAGGAGGCGGTGGATCCCTGGGCGGCACCGCCCATCACCATCGAAAGCGAGCGCCTGCCTGCCGCCGGCGGCCTCCCGGCCCGGGCGGTGGAGGCCCTCACCGTCTTTCTCCACGGCGCCGAATGCCCCTTCACCTGCGTCTTCTGCGATCTCTGGCGCCACACCCTGGACACTCCGACACCTCCCGGTGCGCTACCCCGGCAGCTGGAGCTGGCGTTAGCTGAGGCAGCAAGGGCCGGCCCACTGCCGGAGCTGATCAAGCTGTACAACGCCTCCAACTTTTTCGATTCCCGAGCGGTGCCGGAAGAAGACGACGAACCTCTTGCCAGGCTGTTGGAGCCCTTCCTTCGGACGCCCGACTCACGGGTCGTGGTGGAGTGCCACCCGCGACTGGTGGGGGAGCGCTGCCGCAGCTTCGGAGAGCGAGTCGAGGGACGGCTCCAGGTCGCCCTGGGAGTGGAGACAGTGCACCCTGAGGCCCAACCGCGGCTGGGCAAAGGGGCGAGCCTCGACGACCTGCGGGCCGCCGTCCGGCGACTACGCAGCTGGGGGCTCGGCTGGCGCGCCTTCGTGTTGGTGGCCGCCCCCTTCGTACCGGCGGAGGAGGACTTGGAGTGGGTCGCCGCCAGCGCTCGCTTCGCCCTCGACGAGGGTGCGGAGCACATCGCCCTCATCCCGGTGCGCGGAGGCGACGGGGCCTTGGAGGAGCTGGCCCGGCGGGGCGAGTTCCACCCGCCGAGCCTCGGGCAGCTGGAGCAGGCTCTCGACCGCTGCCTGGAGCTCGCCAGCGGTCAGGGTGTCATCCGCCACGGCGCCTTCCGTCAGGGCGCCGAGTCCGCCGTCACCGCCGACCTGTGGGACCTGGAACGCTTCTCCTCCTGCCCCTCCTGCCTGTCGCGGCGGCGAGAGCGGCTGGAGCGGATCAATCTCTCCGGAAGAACGGAAGCTTCGATTCATTGTGAGGATTGCAGCCATGGCTGA
- a CDS encoding asparagine synthase-related protein — protein sequence MKRHPSETHKPVARVLDLVDPASQQIWNMSPDEARRRMVEGGTAGVEEIQGSFALWARDGENVVMARSLDRPLRFFLAKEKDGPMLLVSDRIDRIAEALGEMGYGDQFHPSYTRMVPAHHVTTLRLIGCPDPNPVHRRFFDPPSATLPENLDVIGERYVGALVQQVRGWLRSVPEDEPLGVLFSGGADSGAVLLTIYHQLLELGQSPSRLKAFTLAAGSGGEDLTQAREFLRRTDLEMLGEVVEVPAEEVDPLAAVAVIEDYKPLDVECAAVALALVRGIRRRYPQWRWLADGDGGDENLKDYPIEENPELTIRSVVGNSMLYQEGWGVQAVKHSLTYSGGLSRGCVRGWAPARREGFCTFSPFTAPAVIAVAEAIPFDALSSGDHQRLYGLKGEVLRRGVQRVLGMEMPIFAKRRFQHGAVDDSVARRFDGSPHRYRRHFLTLHAPQ from the coding sequence ATGAAGAGACATCCATCGGAGACCCACAAGCCCGTCGCCCGAGTCCTCGACCTGGTGGATCCGGCGAGCCAACAGATTTGGAATATGAGCCCGGACGAGGCCCGCCGCCGGATGGTGGAAGGGGGCACCGCGGGGGTCGAGGAGATCCAAGGCTCCTTCGCCCTGTGGGCTCGGGATGGCGAGAACGTGGTCATGGCCCGCAGCCTCGACCGGCCGCTGCGCTTCTTCCTGGCGAAGGAGAAGGACGGCCCCATGCTGCTGGTCTCGGACCGTATCGACCGCATCGCCGAGGCCCTCGGCGAGATGGGCTACGGAGATCAATTCCACCCCTCCTACACCCGCATGGTGCCCGCCCACCACGTCACCACCCTGCGGCTCATCGGCTGCCCCGACCCCAATCCGGTGCACCGACGTTTCTTCGACCCGCCCTCCGCCACACTGCCGGAGAATCTGGACGTCATCGGGGAGCGCTATGTAGGAGCACTGGTGCAGCAGGTGCGGGGCTGGCTGCGGAGCGTGCCGGAGGACGAGCCCCTGGGAGTCCTCTTCTCCGGCGGCGCCGACAGCGGCGCGGTGCTGCTGACGATTTATCACCAGCTGCTCGAGCTGGGACAAAGCCCGTCGCGGCTCAAAGCCTTCACCCTGGCGGCGGGCAGCGGCGGGGAGGACCTGACCCAGGCGCGGGAGTTCCTGCGCCGCACCGACCTGGAGATGCTCGGCGAGGTCGTCGAGGTGCCGGCGGAGGAGGTGGACCCGCTGGCGGCGGTGGCGGTGATCGAGGATTACAAGCCCCTGGACGTGGAGTGCGCCGCCGTGGCCCTGGCGCTGGTTCGGGGCATCCGCCGACGCTATCCGCAGTGGCGCTGGCTTGCGGACGGCGACGGCGGCGACGAGAACCTCAAGGACTACCCCATCGAGGAGAATCCCGAGCTGACCATCCGCAGCGTGGTGGGCAACTCCATGCTCTACCAGGAAGGCTGGGGCGTGCAGGCGGTGAAGCACTCCCTGACCTACTCCGGCGGGCTCTCCCGGGGCTGCGTCCGCGGCTGGGCGCCTGCGCGGCGGGAAGGCTTTTGCACCTTCAGCCCGTTCACCGCCCCGGCGGTCATCGCCGTGGCGGAAGCCATCCCCTTTGACGCCCTATCCAGCGGCGACCACCAGCGGCTCTACGGGCTCAAGGGAGAGGTCCTGCGCCGGGGCGTCCAGCGGGTGCTGGGCATGGAGATGCCGATCTTCGCCAAGCGGCGATTCCAGCACGGCGCGGTGGATGACTCCGTCGCCCGCCGCTTCGACGGCTCCCCCCACCGCTACCGTCGGCACTTCCTGACCCTCCACGCCCCTCAGTGA
- a CDS encoding DUF1579 family protein, with protein sequence MKSVMKWTLTFLIVLAGLPGLAQDAAPEGAMEGQGMPGMSEEQMEMMAAMQAAMTPGEPHEMLAESAGSWKLTFELWMAPGTEPMINEGTAERTMTLGGRVLEEKVSASMMGMPMEGLGRTGYNNVTDTWWSTWTDNMSTGLVTMTGTWDAEKQEMVFEGEVPSPMDGEMRTMRIVSHHEGADKEIAEFFEPGPDGEMHRTMRIVYERQ encoded by the coding sequence ATGAAGAGCGTAATGAAGTGGACCCTGACCTTCTTGATCGTGCTCGCGGGGCTACCCGGCCTGGCTCAGGACGCAGCCCCGGAAGGCGCCATGGAAGGGCAGGGCATGCCCGGCATGAGCGAGGAGCAGATGGAGATGATGGCGGCCATGCAGGCAGCCATGACGCCGGGCGAGCCCCATGAGATGCTGGCGGAGAGCGCGGGGTCCTGGAAGCTGACCTTCGAGCTCTGGATGGCTCCCGGAACCGAGCCCATGATCAACGAAGGCACCGCCGAGCGCACCATGACCCTCGGCGGCCGAGTGCTGGAAGAGAAGGTCAGCGCCTCGATGATGGGCATGCCCATGGAGGGCCTGGGCCGCACCGGCTACAACAACGTCACCGACACCTGGTGGAGCACCTGGACCGACAATATGAGCACCGGGCTGGTCACCATGACCGGCACCTGGGACGCGGAGAAGCAAGAGATGGTCTTCGAGGGCGAGGTGCCCAGCCCCATGGACGGCGAGATGCGCACCATGAGAATCGTCAGCCACCACGAGGGTGCCGACAAAGAGATCGCTGAATTCTTCGAGCCCGGTCCCGACGGTGAGATGCACCGCACCATGAGAATCGTCTACGAGCGCCAGTAG
- a CDS encoding Fic family protein has translation MTRITESYEQTTTAGEEVRAFVPFPLPPADPPLELAGEMAEALERARTALGQLELAADLVPSLEWFVYAYVRKEAVLSSQVEGTQATLLDLLSHEADASSGGAAADVEEVCNYLEALAYARDEMHREGGLPLSMRLLHQAHRRLMRGVRGATKQPGEIRRSQNWVGGTRPGNAAFVPPPPHLLPELLARLEDYIHEADSLPPLVRVALVHVQFETLHPYLDGNGRIGRLLITLMLEQYRLLSRPLLYLSLYFKRHRRDYYQRLDGVRQRGDWEGWVVFFLEGVAAVAEEATDTVRHLVARVAADRMRVLQSSSTTLPALRLVEQLPRHPIVTIARAAELLETTRPTAAKAVEILQNLEVLVETTGAKRDRVFCYQRYVDRLREGTELGR, from the coding sequence ATGACGCGCATCACCGAATCCTACGAGCAGACCACCACCGCGGGGGAAGAGGTGCGTGCCTTCGTGCCTTTCCCGTTGCCGCCGGCGGATCCGCCGCTGGAGCTCGCCGGTGAGATGGCGGAGGCTTTGGAGCGGGCGCGGACGGCCCTCGGGCAGCTGGAGCTGGCAGCGGATTTGGTGCCGTCGCTGGAGTGGTTTGTCTACGCTTACGTGCGCAAGGAAGCGGTGCTCTCCTCCCAGGTGGAAGGCACCCAGGCCACCCTCCTCGATCTGCTCAGCCACGAGGCGGACGCTTCCTCCGGCGGTGCCGCCGCCGACGTAGAGGAGGTCTGCAACTATCTTGAGGCTCTTGCCTACGCCCGGGATGAAATGCATCGGGAGGGTGGGCTACCGCTTTCCATGCGGCTCCTGCACCAAGCCCACCGTCGCCTGATGCGCGGCGTTCGGGGAGCCACCAAGCAGCCCGGAGAGATCCGCCGCAGCCAGAATTGGGTCGGGGGCACGCGGCCGGGGAACGCCGCCTTCGTACCGCCGCCACCCCATCTCCTGCCGGAGTTGCTGGCCCGGCTGGAGGACTACATCCACGAAGCCGATTCCTTACCGCCGCTGGTTCGCGTCGCGCTGGTGCACGTGCAATTCGAAACCCTCCATCCCTACCTCGACGGCAATGGCCGCATCGGGCGCTTGCTGATCACCCTCATGCTGGAGCAGTACCGATTGCTATCCCGCCCGCTGCTCTATCTCAGCCTGTACTTCAAGCGTCATCGCCGGGACTACTACCAGCGCCTCGACGGAGTGCGACAACGGGGAGATTGGGAGGGGTGGGTGGTCTTCTTCCTCGAAGGGGTCGCCGCCGTCGCCGAGGAGGCCACCGACACGGTGCGGCACCTGGTGGCCCGCGTCGCCGCCGATCGCATGCGAGTCCTGCAGAGCTCCTCCACGACGCTGCCGGCACTACGGCTAGTCGAGCAGCTTCCCCGGCACCCCATCGTGACCATCGCCCGGGCCGCCGAGCTGCTGGAGACCACCCGCCCCACCGCGGCCAAGGCGGTGGAGATCCTCCAGAACCTGGAGGTGTTGGTGGAAACCACCGGCGCCAAGCGGGATCGGGTTTTCTGCTATCAGCGATACGTCGACCGCCTGCGGGAAGGAACCGAGCTGGGAAGGTGA
- a CDS encoding alkaline phosphatase family protein, producing the protein MSRLSSLRRRLGLLYHQRPGWVDVLLCGLLPGMLAGIQLAGLLLFLNPHLGRSPGTLVPLALVYGGALGLAGLLVQLPATFGHPYRARRLLPWGLTLALLAAAVLNTVQASYYAFYLAPGINSRLIKAGLVLAVTALVAFYTALLHSLHRRRYGRRSRIGFMLLVFASFFVMVERLQSYELRPEASRTAAAAGERPRLRMVTVALEGATLDAILPLAEQGRVPFLATMLREGAGGRLETLSPNRRPAVWTSLFTGKNPYRHEILGDATWSAPMLGEDARLRLLPAGVGFEHWGLWGMDRRPVTRAALRPLSLAQILARLGAPAATVGWPLTTPPAPELRFSLAESFFTPAPTLRSAQPPDVTERARLFRPEPAELEPELVKRFGGPLPPPLLQALEGDVWRQGLSLFLVDQSPEVSGLFIALPGLGEVSRQTFSGYAEVQFEGGGDEEARRAHEQLAAYYGQLDTFLDALWQRLPEPRLLAVVSPYGADALGLVPRWWQGLTQGSTVHGSLAGDNDGVLLLYGDDIRPGARLADAQLVDVVPTLLYAFGYSIAKDLDGKVLTAAFTARRTSRQPLSVVPTYDALPIPDQP; encoded by the coding sequence GTGAGCCGTTTGTCCTCACTTCGCCGCCGGCTGGGGCTGCTCTATCACCAGCGCCCCGGCTGGGTGGATGTGTTGCTCTGCGGGCTCTTGCCGGGGATGCTGGCGGGGATCCAGCTCGCGGGTCTGCTGCTCTTCCTCAATCCTCACCTCGGCCGTTCTCCGGGGACCTTGGTGCCGCTGGCCTTGGTCTACGGTGGTGCCCTCGGTCTGGCCGGCCTGCTGGTACAGCTGCCGGCCACCTTCGGGCACCCCTACCGGGCCCGCCGGCTGTTGCCCTGGGGTTTGACCTTGGCATTGCTGGCGGCGGCGGTGCTCAATACGGTTCAGGCTTCTTACTATGCGTTCTACCTGGCGCCGGGGATCAACTCGCGGCTGATCAAAGCCGGGTTGGTGCTCGCCGTCACCGCCCTGGTCGCCTTCTACACCGCCCTGCTCCACAGCCTGCACCGCCGGCGCTACGGCCGGCGCAGCCGCATCGGCTTCATGCTCTTGGTCTTCGCCTCGTTCTTCGTCATGGTGGAGCGGCTGCAATCCTATGAGCTGCGCCCGGAAGCGTCCCGCACCGCTGCGGCGGCGGGAGAGCGACCCCGGCTGCGGATGGTGACGGTGGCCCTGGAGGGCGCGACCCTGGACGCCATCCTGCCCCTGGCGGAGCAAGGGCGGGTGCCGTTCCTGGCCACCATGCTGCGGGAGGGAGCCGGCGGCCGGCTGGAGACCCTGTCGCCCAATCGCCGGCCGGCGGTGTGGACGTCGTTGTTCACCGGCAAGAACCCCTACCGCCACGAGATTCTCGGCGACGCCACCTGGTCCGCGCCGATGTTGGGGGAAGACGCCCGGCTACGACTGCTGCCGGCGGGGGTGGGCTTTGAGCACTGGGGCTTGTGGGGAATGGACCGCCGGCCGGTGACCCGGGCGGCACTGCGCCCCCTGTCTTTGGCTCAGATCCTCGCCCGCCTGGGGGCGCCGGCGGCGACGGTGGGCTGGCCGCTCACTACGCCACCGGCGCCGGAGCTGCGATTCTCCCTGGCGGAGAGTTTCTTCACCCCCGCACCGACTCTGCGTAGCGCTCAGCCGCCGGACGTCACCGAGCGGGCGCGGCTGTTTCGTCCGGAACCGGCGGAGCTCGAGCCCGAGCTGGTAAAGCGCTTCGGCGGGCCGCTGCCGCCGCCCCTGCTGCAGGCGCTGGAGGGCGACGTTTGGCGCCAGGGCTTGAGCCTTTTCCTGGTGGACCAATCGCCGGAGGTCAGCGGCTTGTTCATCGCGCTGCCGGGCCTCGGAGAGGTCTCCCGCCAGACCTTCAGCGGCTATGCCGAAGTCCAATTCGAGGGCGGCGGGGACGAGGAGGCCCGGCGAGCCCACGAGCAGCTGGCGGCCTATTACGGGCAACTGGATACCTTCTTGGACGCCCTCTGGCAGCGGTTGCCGGAGCCGCGGCTGCTGGCGGTGGTGTCGCCCTACGGCGCGGACGCTCTGGGGCTCGTGCCCCGCTGGTGGCAAGGCCTGACCCAGGGCTCGACGGTGCACGGCTCGTTGGCCGGTGACAATGACGGAGTGCTGCTGCTCTACGGGGACGACATCCGTCCCGGCGCCCGCCTCGCCGACGCGCAGCTGGTGGATGTGGTGCCGACGCTGCTCTACGCCTTCGGCTATTCCATTGCCAAGGACCTGGACGGCAAGGTCCTGACCGCGGCGTTCACGGCCCGGCGCACCTCCCGCCAACCTCTCTCCGTGGTGCCGACCTACGACGCCCTGCCGATTCCGGATCAACCCTGA